A single genomic interval of Aquipuribacter sp. SD81 harbors:
- the orn gene encoding oligoribonuclease codes for MSSDGAKAPSTGPVPSRDRIVWVDCEMTGLDLERDALVEIAALVTDGELTVLGEGVDVVIRPPEESLAQMRDVVREMHTTSGLLDVLAEGTTVADAEEQVLAYVRRYVPDARKAPLAGSSVGTDRGFIARDMPLLEEHLHYRVVDVSSIKELVRRWYPRVHFNAPAKHGGHRAMADILESIAELRFYREAVFVPLPGPDSDQVKAMAPAHEVPAGSVPAWAPGLAAAHAAPTGEGSDPSSRTPA; via the coding sequence GTGAGCAGCGACGGCGCGAAGGCCCCCTCGACCGGTCCGGTGCCCTCCCGGGACCGCATCGTGTGGGTCGACTGCGAGATGACGGGCCTGGACCTCGAGCGCGACGCGCTCGTCGAGATCGCCGCGCTCGTCACCGACGGCGAGCTCACCGTGCTCGGGGAGGGTGTCGACGTCGTCATCCGCCCGCCGGAGGAGTCCCTCGCCCAGATGCGCGACGTCGTGCGCGAGATGCACACGACCTCGGGCCTGCTCGACGTCCTCGCGGAGGGCACGACCGTCGCCGACGCCGAGGAGCAGGTGCTCGCCTACGTCCGGCGGTACGTGCCCGACGCCCGCAAGGCGCCGCTGGCGGGCAGCAGCGTCGGCACCGACCGCGGCTTCATCGCCCGTGACATGCCCCTGCTCGAGGAGCACCTGCACTACCGGGTCGTCGACGTGTCGAGCATCAAGGAGCTCGTGCGCCGCTGGTACCCGCGGGTGCACTTCAACGCCCCGGCCAAGCACGGTGGGCACCGGGCGATGGCCGACATCCTCGAGTCGATCGCCGAGCTGCGGTTCTACCGCGAGGCGGTGTTCGTGCCGCTGCCCGGACCCGACAGCGACCAGGTGAAGGCGATGGCGCCCGCGCACGAGGTGCCCGCCGGTTCGGTGCCCGCGTGGGCGCCGGGTCTCGCCGCCGCACACGCCGCACCGACGGGTGAGGGGTCCGACCCCTCCTCGCGCACCCCTGCCTAG
- a CDS encoding PrsW family intramembrane metalloprotease, translating to MTQPVPQAPPPALPPVTGTRVGQVVLTVVGALLVLGCGLAVTVVLLLSTGPVGYLAGLALACVPAVPLVLVYLWLDRHEPEPRGLLLFGFGWGASVATAGALLLSLPPTLAVGAAGGDAEVVGAVLVAPVVEEALKGLGILVVVWLGRRALDGLVDGVVYAGMVGVGFAFTENILYLGVALAEGGVGGLLSTFVVRGVVSPFAHPLFTAAFGIGLVLYSRRRGSGRALYPLVGLAAAIGLHALWNGLAVVAPGGFLVTFVVLWVPLFTTFVVVALLARRREARMIRTNLALYSRYGYLAPAEERMVGSLAERRQALEWARARGGSPARAAMHRFQVAAVRLAHLRQRMEDGTAPWDAAQRERDLLALLASARAAYAG from the coding sequence ATGACCCAGCCCGTGCCGCAGGCGCCCCCTCCGGCCCTCCCGCCGGTCACCGGGACGCGGGTCGGTCAGGTCGTCCTGACGGTCGTGGGGGCGCTGCTCGTGCTCGGGTGCGGGCTCGCGGTGACGGTGGTCCTGCTGCTGTCGACCGGCCCGGTGGGTTACCTCGCCGGGCTCGCGCTCGCGTGCGTGCCCGCGGTCCCGCTCGTGCTGGTGTACCTGTGGCTGGACCGCCACGAGCCCGAGCCGCGCGGGCTGCTGCTGTTCGGCTTCGGCTGGGGCGCGAGCGTCGCGACGGCCGGGGCGCTCCTCCTCAGCCTGCCCCCGACCCTCGCGGTCGGTGCCGCGGGAGGGGACGCCGAGGTGGTCGGTGCGGTCCTCGTCGCCCCGGTCGTCGAGGAGGCGCTGAAGGGCCTCGGCATCCTCGTCGTCGTGTGGCTCGGCCGGCGAGCACTGGACGGCCTCGTCGACGGTGTCGTCTACGCCGGCATGGTGGGCGTCGGCTTCGCCTTCACCGAGAACATCCTCTACCTCGGCGTCGCCCTCGCCGAGGGCGGCGTCGGCGGCCTGCTGTCGACGTTCGTGGTCCGCGGTGTCGTGTCGCCGTTCGCCCACCCCCTCTTCACGGCTGCCTTCGGCATCGGCCTCGTGCTGTACAGCCGCCGACGCGGCTCGGGTCGCGCGCTGTACCCGCTCGTCGGCCTCGCAGCCGCCATCGGCCTCCACGCGCTGTGGAACGGCCTCGCAGTGGTGGCGCCCGGCGGCTTCCTCGTCACCTTCGTCGTGCTGTGGGTGCCGCTGTTCACGACCTTCGTGGTCGTCGCCCTGCTCGCGAGGCGACGCGAGGCCCGCATGATCCGCACGAACCTCGCCCTGTACTCCCGCTACGGCTACCTCGCCCCGGCGGAGGAGCGCATGGTCGGCTCGCTCGCGGAGCGGCGGCAGGCGCTGGAGTGGGCCCGCGCCCGCGGCGGGTCACCGGCGCGTGCGGCCATGCACCGGTTCCAGGTCGCGGCCGTCCGGCTCGCGCACCTGCGCCAGCGCATGGAGGACGGCACCGCCCCGTGGGACGCCGCGCAGCGCGAGCGCGACCTGCTCGCCCTGCTCGCGAGCGCCCGCGCCGCGTACGCGGGCTGA
- a CDS encoding DUF4349 domain-containing protein: protein MTTSRTVLALLVALLLGLTLAACGADSGATESVADDAVGASGEDGWADAREAPQEADAEGEAAGGAVEDAGEAAGEGAGVPAEGGAAGADADAEAAQAAAAGSGTAVAAAGAVERGRRIVTTTLDVAVEDVARAARQVRDAAVVAGGYVQAEETVGGEQPSAVLTLRVPVEGTGDVMTRAAALGQEVNRTSDVEEVETRIVDLESRVATQRAGVERVRSLLAGAEDLEDVLALERELTRRQADLEALDAQRAALTDRAALATVTVRLTLPEDVEPVEAVAPPFLRGLQGGWDALAASTGVVLVVVGSLLPFAVVALVLGGVALLVVRAVRRAAPTRPAPAPPAAHNEA from the coding sequence ATGACCACGTCGCGCACCGTCCTCGCCCTGCTCGTCGCCCTGCTGCTCGGTCTCACGCTCGCCGCGTGCGGCGCCGACTCCGGGGCGACCGAGTCCGTCGCCGACGACGCCGTCGGTGCGTCGGGGGAGGACGGCTGGGCCGACGCCCGGGAGGCGCCGCAGGAGGCGGACGCGGAGGGTGAAGCGGCCGGCGGGGCGGTGGAGGACGCGGGCGAGGCGGCGGGCGAGGGGGCCGGTGTCCCGGCCGAGGGCGGGGCGGCCGGGGCCGACGCCGACGCGGAGGCGGCGCAGGCGGCCGCGGCCGGGTCGGGGACCGCGGTGGCGGCGGCGGGTGCGGTCGAGCGCGGCCGCCGCATCGTGACGACGACGCTCGACGTCGCCGTCGAGGACGTCGCCCGGGCGGCGCGGCAGGTGCGGGACGCCGCCGTCGTGGCGGGCGGCTACGTGCAGGCGGAGGAGACGGTCGGCGGCGAGCAGCCGAGCGCGGTGCTCACCCTGCGGGTGCCCGTCGAGGGGACCGGCGACGTCATGACCCGGGCCGCGGCGCTCGGGCAGGAGGTGAACCGGACGAGCGACGTCGAGGAGGTCGAGACCCGCATCGTCGACCTCGAGAGCCGTGTCGCCACCCAGCGCGCGGGTGTCGAGCGGGTGCGCTCGCTGCTCGCCGGGGCCGAGGACCTCGAGGACGTGCTCGCGCTCGAGCGCGAGCTGACGCGCCGGCAGGCGGACCTGGAGGCCCTCGACGCGCAGCGCGCCGCCCTCACCGACCGTGCCGCGCTCGCCACGGTGACCGTGCGGCTCACGCTGCCGGAGGACGTCGAGCCCGTCGAGGCCGTCGCACCCCCGTTCCTGCGGGGCCTGCAGGGCGGCTGGGACGCGCTGGCCGCCTCCACCGGCGTCGTGCTCGTCGTGGTGGGGAGCCTGCTGCCCTTCGCCGTCGTCGCGCTCGTCCTCGGCGGCGTCGCGCTGCTGGTCGTGCGGGCCGTGCGTCGAGCGGCTCCGACCCGTCCGGCGCCGGCTCCGCCCGCCGCGCACAATGAGGCGTGA
- a CDS encoding pirin family protein, with protein sequence MSNLDSSPTETRLGDVPQQAGAPGAGSPDTAGRGPIARTLAAREVPLGGPRAMRVRRTLPSRGRTTIGAWCFVDQYGPARGERVMVVPPHPHTGLQTVTWLVGGEALHHDSVGSEQTISPGQLNLMTSGHGVSHGEQSLAGDGTPLHGVQLWVALPEEHRHQAPHFEHHADLPVAERQVDGVDVRTTVLVGTHDGLTSPAAAYTPLVGAEVRTSGPVRLRLPLEPAFEHGLLLVAGACEVEGERPDAGDLVDLGDDRDDVVVEVGEASTLLLLGGAPFGEQLVMWWNFVGRTHEEVAAARAAWQEREERFGTVPGWEPESWLRAPELPNVRLRPRG encoded by the coding sequence GTGAGCAACCTCGACTCCTCCCCGACGGAGACGCGGCTCGGCGACGTGCCGCAGCAGGCCGGTGCGCCCGGGGCCGGATCGCCGGACACCGCCGGACGCGGGCCGATCGCCCGGACCCTCGCCGCACGCGAGGTGCCGCTCGGCGGGCCGCGCGCCATGCGGGTGCGCCGCACCCTGCCGTCGCGGGGGCGGACGACCATCGGCGCGTGGTGCTTCGTCGACCAGTACGGCCCGGCGCGCGGGGAGCGGGTCATGGTGGTCCCGCCCCACCCGCACACGGGCCTGCAGACCGTGACGTGGCTGGTCGGCGGGGAGGCGCTGCACCACGACTCCGTCGGCTCGGAGCAGACCATCAGTCCCGGTCAGCTCAACCTCATGACGAGCGGGCACGGCGTCTCCCACGGCGAGCAGTCGCTGGCCGGTGACGGCACGCCCCTGCACGGCGTCCAGCTGTGGGTCGCGCTGCCGGAGGAGCACCGCCACCAGGCACCGCACTTCGAGCACCACGCCGACCTGCCGGTGGCCGAGCGGCAGGTCGACGGCGTCGACGTGCGCACGACCGTCCTCGTCGGCACGCACGACGGCCTCACGTCGCCTGCCGCCGCGTACACCCCGCTCGTCGGTGCAGAGGTGCGTACGTCAGGTCCCGTGCGGCTGCGCCTGCCGCTGGAGCCGGCCTTCGAGCACGGGCTGCTGCTGGTGGCGGGGGCGTGCGAGGTCGAGGGGGAGCGGCCCGACGCCGGCGACCTCGTCGACCTCGGGGACGACCGCGACGACGTCGTGGTCGAGGTCGGCGAGGCCTCGACCTTGCTCCTGCTCGGCGGGGCGCCGTTCGGCGAGCAGCTCGTCATGTGGTGGAACTTCGTCGGGCGCACGCACGAGGAGGTCGCGGCCGCCCGTGCGGCGTGGCAGGAGCGCGAGGAGCGGTTCGGGACCGTGCCCGGCTGGGAGCCGGAGTCGTGGCTGCGGGCGCCGGAGCTGCCGAACGTGCGGCTGCGGCCGCGCGGGTGA
- a CDS encoding putative bifunctional diguanylate cyclase/phosphodiesterase, which yields MWATVAVGASLGAVATGFSIEESPPALVTAVLAAFFGAAALRLAVSSLRRPARRAGLVALLSGLCLWAAGSSLIHQDGSLGAQSFPGPAELLYFPSYLGMAAFVLLDRRQQTRPDAVLWLETVLVCSAVASIAGALIASPLGDVFGHEGLALVLALVYPLLDVSLILLVLGQAVQGSRTWTPDTWLLLGGFLLLTASDVAFLVGSAQQAYFSNLLVDVSYGTAFALVVTGATCRRAVAPLATTTRRRVRTGLVVVAAAVATTTLVLRPADSGSWWATVPAVITLVAAGVRLTAALRQAQGAAEAFRLSRTDELTGLANRRAVLRRLDATLSADEPVALLLIDLDGFKEVNDSLGHAAGDDLLRLVAERLTAAVPRALVARLGGDEFAVVVRDDDPVDLLRQARRIRASLAEPITVEDIEMSVSASVGVAVRGSAMESAVALLRKADVAMYRAKNSRLGETLYDSTFDHYSRARLALMEELRTGIARGELRLWYQPQVDARTGEVVAVEGLVRWEHPQHGLLAPIAFLPQARQAGLMPALSEAVVRAAVQDAVTWQEAGHRFSVGFNCAPPELLGGRVLPFLFAQLDRAGLPRERMTLEVTEESFVSEPERARLQLVALKEKGVRAAIDDYGSGFSSLAYLRDLPVHELKIDRSFVAAATSDYASRVIIESTTALAHAMGLQVVAEGVEDAATAALLRTAGVDVLQGFHVAAPMPPEQLDRWLAGRRALDLRPSVG from the coding sequence ATGTGGGCGACAGTCGCGGTCGGCGCCTCCCTCGGTGCCGTCGCCACGGGCTTCTCCATCGAGGAGAGCCCTCCGGCGCTGGTCACGGCCGTCCTCGCCGCCTTCTTCGGGGCCGCGGCGCTCCGCCTCGCGGTGTCGTCCCTGCGTCGTCCCGCGCGCCGCGCCGGTCTTGTCGCGCTCCTCAGCGGCCTCTGCCTCTGGGCGGCGGGCAGCTCCCTCATCCACCAGGACGGTTCGCTAGGTGCACAGAGCTTCCCGGGCCCGGCCGAGCTTCTGTACTTCCCGAGCTATCTGGGCATGGCAGCGTTCGTACTGCTCGATCGCCGACAGCAGACACGACCCGACGCCGTCCTGTGGCTCGAGACGGTGCTCGTGTGCTCAGCTGTGGCGTCGATCGCCGGCGCCCTCATCGCCAGCCCGCTCGGTGACGTCTTCGGGCACGAGGGTCTCGCGCTGGTCCTGGCGCTCGTGTACCCGCTGCTGGACGTGTCGCTGATCCTCCTCGTTCTCGGACAGGCCGTACAGGGCTCCCGGACGTGGACGCCCGACACGTGGTTGCTCCTCGGCGGCTTCCTCCTCCTCACAGCGTCGGACGTCGCCTTCCTCGTCGGGAGCGCGCAGCAGGCGTACTTCTCGAACCTGTTGGTCGACGTCTCCTACGGCACGGCGTTCGCCCTCGTGGTCACGGGAGCCACGTGTCGCCGTGCCGTCGCTCCACTCGCGACGACGACGCGGCGCCGCGTGAGGACGGGTCTCGTCGTGGTCGCGGCCGCGGTCGCCACCACCACGCTCGTCCTGCGACCCGCTGACTCGGGTTCATGGTGGGCCACCGTCCCGGCTGTCATCACCCTCGTCGCCGCCGGCGTCCGGCTCACCGCAGCGCTACGGCAGGCACAAGGCGCCGCGGAGGCGTTCCGGCTCTCGCGTACCGACGAGCTGACCGGCCTGGCCAATCGCCGCGCAGTGCTGCGACGGCTCGACGCCACGCTCTCTGCGGACGAGCCCGTCGCCCTGCTCCTCATCGACCTCGACGGCTTCAAGGAGGTCAACGACAGCCTGGGGCACGCCGCCGGCGACGACCTCTTGCGGCTTGTGGCGGAACGCCTCACGGCCGCGGTACCGCGAGCCCTGGTTGCGCGTCTGGGCGGGGACGAATTCGCCGTGGTGGTGCGCGACGACGACCCGGTCGACCTGCTCCGACAGGCACGTCGCATTCGAGCATCGCTGGCCGAGCCGATCACCGTCGAGGACATCGAGATGTCCGTGTCTGCGTCCGTGGGAGTAGCGGTCCGGGGCTCTGCCATGGAGTCGGCCGTGGCCCTCCTGCGCAAGGCCGATGTGGCGATGTACCGGGCCAAGAACAGCCGCCTCGGCGAGACGCTCTACGACAGCACCTTTGACCACTACTCCCGTGCCCGGTTGGCACTCATGGAGGAGCTGCGGACCGGTATCGCACGCGGTGAGCTACGGCTCTGGTATCAGCCGCAGGTCGACGCCCGCACCGGTGAGGTCGTCGCCGTTGAGGGCCTCGTGAGGTGGGAGCACCCGCAGCACGGTCTACTGGCTCCGATCGCCTTCCTGCCTCAGGCCCGGCAAGCCGGTCTCATGCCTGCCCTCAGCGAAGCCGTGGTCAGAGCCGCGGTCCAGGACGCTGTGACGTGGCAGGAGGCCGGACACCGCTTCTCCGTCGGCTTCAACTGCGCCCCGCCCGAGCTGCTGGGAGGGCGCGTGCTGCCGTTCCTCTTCGCGCAGCTGGATCGAGCCGGTCTGCCGCGTGAGCGCATGACCCTCGAGGTGACGGAGGAGTCCTTCGTCTCCGAGCCCGAACGCGCGCGCCTGCAGCTCGTCGCGCTGAAGGAGAAGGGCGTGCGCGCGGCCATCGACGACTACGGCAGTGGATTCTCGTCCCTCGCCTACCTTCGTGACCTACCGGTCCACGAGCTGAAGATCGACCGCTCCTTCGTGGCTGCGGCGACGTCGGACTACGCGAGCCGTGTGATCATCGAGTCGACGACGGCACTCGCGCACGCGATGGGTCTGCAGGTCGTGGCCGAGGGCGTCGAGGACGCGGCAACCGCTGCCCTCCTGCGCACCGCCGGCGTCGACGTGCTGCAAGGGTTCCACGTCGCGGCGCCCATGCCCCCGGAACAGCTCGACAGATGGCTGGCGGGTCGGCGCGCCCTCGACCTGCGTCCCTCTGTCGGCTGA
- a CDS encoding alpha-amylase family glycosyl hydrolase, with amino-acid sequence MAAEWLRDAVLYEVYPQSFADSDGDGVGDLRGVIDRLDHIASLGVDAIWFNPCFASPFVDAGYDVADYLRIAPRYGTNDDMVELVEKARERGIRVILDLVVGHTSTEHEWFQAELHADGPSPEGDRYVWRDEAPPRGWEQDTPGIPAWVPSPGPRKGWYLKNFYDAQPALNFGWLHSADEPWRDPVDAPGPLRNRRALRDIMDFWLSRGVAGFRVDMAFSLVKDYDTERSQAASTEIWREIRAWLDEAHPDAVLIPEGSEPRTGEPLAFDGDFSLVIFEAHASLFDNHYAGRLPWHEPREPYFDAEGRGSTATWLQAWREAREADPDRMVLLASADHDYDRLRCGPRGPEQLGAAFTFLFTWGTVPCLYYGDEIGMRYLPDMPDVEGAICNPAYNRAGCRTPMQWDDGPNAGFSTADASALYLPVDPDPDRPTVAAQDGVPGSTLTLVRELLALRRATPALQGHASTRVVADGYPFAWVRGDSHLVVVNPRREAGSAEVAEAAGAGLLWGQGVSVDGARLAVDGFGYGVLRLS; translated from the coding sequence ATGGCAGCCGAGTGGCTGAGGGACGCCGTCCTGTACGAGGTCTACCCGCAGTCCTTCGCCGACTCCGACGGCGACGGCGTGGGCGACCTCCGTGGCGTCATCGACCGGCTCGACCACATCGCCTCGCTCGGCGTCGACGCGATCTGGTTCAACCCGTGCTTCGCCTCGCCGTTCGTCGACGCCGGCTACGACGTCGCCGACTACCTTCGCATCGCGCCCCGGTACGGCACGAACGACGACATGGTCGAGCTGGTCGAGAAGGCCCGCGAGCGCGGCATCCGCGTGATCCTCGACCTCGTGGTCGGCCACACGTCGACCGAGCACGAGTGGTTCCAGGCCGAGCTGCACGCCGACGGTCCCTCGCCCGAGGGCGACCGCTACGTCTGGCGCGACGAGGCGCCGCCGCGCGGCTGGGAGCAGGACACGCCCGGCATCCCCGCGTGGGTGCCCTCACCCGGGCCCCGGAAGGGCTGGTACCTCAAGAACTTCTACGACGCCCAGCCCGCGCTCAACTTCGGGTGGCTGCACTCCGCGGACGAGCCGTGGCGCGACCCGGTCGACGCCCCCGGCCCGCTGCGCAACCGCCGGGCCCTGCGCGACATCATGGACTTCTGGCTGTCGCGCGGCGTCGCCGGCTTCCGCGTGGACATGGCCTTCTCGCTCGTCAAGGACTACGACACGGAGCGCTCCCAGGCCGCATCGACGGAGATCTGGCGCGAGATCCGCGCGTGGCTCGACGAGGCCCACCCGGACGCCGTCCTCATCCCCGAGGGCAGCGAGCCGCGGACGGGGGAGCCGCTCGCCTTCGACGGCGACTTCTCCCTCGTCATATTCGAGGCGCACGCGAGCCTCTTCGACAACCACTACGCGGGCCGTCTGCCGTGGCACGAGCCGCGCGAGCCGTACTTCGACGCCGAGGGGCGGGGGAGCACCGCCACGTGGCTGCAGGCCTGGCGAGAGGCCCGGGAGGCCGACCCGGACCGCATGGTCCTGCTCGCGAGCGCCGACCACGACTACGACCGGCTGCGCTGCGGCCCTCGCGGGCCCGAGCAGCTGGGTGCGGCCTTCACGTTCCTCTTCACGTGGGGCACCGTGCCGTGCCTGTACTACGGCGACGAGATCGGCATGCGGTACCTGCCGGACATGCCGGACGTGGAGGGCGCGATCTGCAACCCGGCGTACAACCGCGCGGGCTGCCGCACGCCGATGCAGTGGGACGACGGGCCCAACGCGGGCTTCTCCACCGCCGACGCCTCCGCGCTGTACCTGCCGGTCGACCCGGACCCCGACCGCCCGACGGTCGCCGCGCAGGACGGCGTGCCGGGCTCGACGCTCACGCTGGTCCGGGAGCTGCTCGCGCTGCGCCGGGCCACGCCCGCACTGCAGGGCCACGCCAGCACGCGCGTGGTCGCCGACGGCTACCCCTTCGCGTGGGTGCGCGGCGACAGCCACCTCGTCGTCGTCAACCCGCGGCGCGAGGCCGGCTCGGCGGAGGTGGCCGAGGCGGCCGGGGCCGGGCTGCTGTGGGGCCAGGGCGTCTCCGTCGACGGCGCGCGGCTCGCCGTCGACGGCTTCGGCTACGGCGTGCTGAGGCTGTCCTGA
- a CDS encoding DedA family protein, which translates to MSQDLTGVAAWAVRVMEALGGPGAALVVALENVFPPIPSEVVLPLAGFTASQGTFTVLGAILWTTAGSVAGALLLYGLGRWFGARRVRAVAARIPLVDARDIDRAEEWFQRHGRSAVFFGRMLPVVRSAISVPAGAEAMPVVPFTLLTLAGSGIWNGVFVVAGYLLGENWSAVSPYAEVLQWVVVAALVALVVWFVVVRLRRRRSHGGIVDG; encoded by the coding sequence GTGAGCCAGGACCTGACGGGTGTCGCCGCCTGGGCGGTCCGCGTCATGGAGGCCCTCGGGGGCCCCGGCGCCGCCCTCGTCGTCGCGCTGGAGAACGTCTTCCCGCCCATCCCGAGCGAGGTGGTCCTGCCGCTGGCCGGCTTCACCGCGAGCCAGGGCACGTTCACGGTCCTCGGCGCGATCCTGTGGACGACAGCGGGGTCGGTCGCCGGCGCCCTGCTGCTGTACGGGCTCGGCCGCTGGTTCGGCGCGCGCCGGGTCCGGGCGGTGGCCGCGCGCATCCCGCTGGTCGACGCCCGCGACATCGACAGGGCGGAGGAGTGGTTCCAGCGGCACGGGCGCTCCGCGGTCTTCTTCGGCCGCATGCTGCCGGTGGTCCGGAGCGCGATCAGCGTCCCGGCCGGCGCGGAGGCCATGCCGGTCGTGCCGTTCACGCTGCTGACGCTCGCGGGCAGCGGCATCTGGAACGGCGTCTTCGTCGTCGCCGGGTACCTGCTCGGGGAGAACTGGTCGGCGGTCTCGCCGTACGCCGAGGTGCTGCAGTGGGTGGTCGTCGCCGCCCTCGTGGCCCTCGTCGTGTGGTTCGTCGTGGTCCGGCTGCGACGGCGGCGCAGCCACGGCGGGATCGTGGACGGCTGA
- a CDS encoding aldose epimerase family protein yields MTATPDPCEPVEVTAADGASFRVYPHGGHVAGWVPAGGTDRLWCSRDTGCGPGTAIRGGVPIIWPQFSDRGDGPRHGVARDRAWDLLEVGRTADGAAHARLRLVCGAGDTPLGHAFTLELDGEAEGSSLVLTLVARNDGDTPLTTTAAFHTYLRVSSTATTAVVGLDGMLARPNGGGAPWHVTGPLDVVGPIDVAVEGVPAGDDGVVVVDDGSGDAVSLTADGVDSRVVWNPGPGKAPADVHPGGEGEFVCVEPALLEPRTLAPGGVWRARQVLVAGRSASYR; encoded by the coding sequence GTGACCGCGACCCCGGACCCGTGCGAGCCCGTCGAGGTGACCGCCGCCGACGGGGCCTCCTTCCGCGTGTACCCGCATGGGGGGCACGTCGCCGGATGGGTACCGGCCGGGGGGACGGACCGGCTGTGGTGCAGCCGCGACACGGGGTGCGGGCCGGGCACCGCCATCCGCGGCGGCGTCCCGATCATCTGGCCGCAGTTCTCCGACCGGGGGGACGGGCCGCGTCACGGCGTCGCGCGCGACCGGGCATGGGACCTCCTCGAGGTCGGCCGGACCGCCGACGGCGCCGCGCACGCCCGGCTGCGCCTGGTGTGCGGGGCCGGCGACACCCCGCTCGGCCACGCGTTCACGCTCGAGCTCGACGGCGAGGCGGAGGGCTCGTCCCTCGTGCTGACGCTGGTCGCGCGCAACGACGGGGACACCCCCCTCACCACGACGGCCGCCTTCCACACCTACCTGCGGGTGTCATCGACAGCCACGACCGCCGTCGTCGGCCTGGACGGGATGCTCGCCCGACCCAACGGCGGCGGGGCGCCGTGGCACGTGACGGGCCCGCTCGACGTCGTCGGCCCGATCGACGTCGCGGTCGAGGGGGTGCCCGCGGGCGACGACGGGGTCGTGGTCGTCGACGACGGCTCGGGCGACGCCGTCTCGCTCACCGCCGACGGCGTGGACTCCCGGGTCGTGTGGAACCCCGGTCCGGGCAAGGCGCCAGCCGACGTGCACCCCGGCGGTGAGGGCGAGTTCGTGTGCGTCGAGCCCGCCCTGCTCGAGCCGCGCACGCTCGCGCCGGGTGGCGTGTGGCGGGCCCGGCAGGTCCTGGTGGCCGGCCGATCCGCCTCCTACCGCTGA
- a CDS encoding alpha-amylase family glycosyl hydrolase produces MWWQVYPLGFTGAPAEADPDGTADADVVHRLPRVAAWLDHAVSLGLNGLALGPVFASQSHGYDTVDHLRVDPRLGDDADLDALVAAAHDRGLRVLLDGVFNHVGRGHPAFRALETDGPDAATAGMFRVDWTGWQPGDPVRAEVFEGHERLVALDHGSPAVVDLVVSVMRHWLDRGVDGWRLDAAYAVPPHFWAEVLPQVRATHPDAWFVGEVIHGDGADVVRRSTMDSLTAYELWQGSWHGIVDRNFFELAHALGRHRDLLDTYLPATFVGNHDVTRIASAVGVDLVPHALAVLFTVAGVPTVYAGDEYGWTGVKEERLGGDDAVRPEFPPQPPDPDTLPQEQRAVLQTHHDLIGLRRRHPWLVRGRTDVVELTNTALVLRTATADAAVVVALNLADDPVVLPAADARHLDCGSGSLDGSEVRLPPRGWAVLTS; encoded by the coding sequence ATGTGGTGGCAGGTGTACCCGCTCGGCTTCACCGGCGCACCGGCCGAGGCCGACCCGGACGGCACGGCGGACGCCGACGTCGTGCACCGCCTGCCGCGCGTCGCCGCCTGGCTGGACCACGCCGTGTCGCTCGGGCTCAACGGGCTCGCGCTCGGACCGGTGTTCGCCTCGCAGAGCCACGGCTACGACACCGTCGACCACCTCCGCGTCGACCCGCGCCTCGGCGACGACGCCGACCTCGACGCCCTCGTCGCCGCCGCGCACGACCGGGGCCTGCGCGTGCTCCTCGACGGCGTCTTCAACCACGTGGGTCGCGGGCACCCGGCCTTCAGGGCGCTGGAGACAGACGGTCCGGACGCCGCGACCGCCGGCATGTTCCGCGTCGACTGGACGGGGTGGCAGCCCGGCGACCCGGTGCGCGCGGAGGTGTTCGAGGGCCACGAGCGCCTCGTCGCGCTCGACCACGGCTCCCCCGCCGTCGTCGACCTCGTCGTGAGCGTCATGCGGCACTGGCTCGACCGCGGCGTCGACGGCTGGCGCCTCGACGCCGCCTACGCCGTGCCGCCGCACTTCTGGGCCGAGGTGCTGCCGCAGGTGCGAGCGACGCACCCCGACGCGTGGTTCGTCGGCGAGGTCATCCACGGCGACGGTGCCGACGTCGTCCGCCGCTCCACCATGGACTCCCTCACCGCGTACGAGCTGTGGCAGGGCTCGTGGCACGGCATCGTCGACCGCAACTTCTTCGAGCTCGCGCACGCGCTCGGCCGGCACCGCGACCTGCTCGACACCTACCTGCCCGCGACGTTCGTCGGCAACCACGACGTCACGCGGATCGCCTCGGCGGTCGGGGTCGACCTCGTGCCGCATGCCCTCGCCGTCCTGTTCACCGTCGCCGGCGTTCCGACGGTCTACGCCGGCGACGAGTACGGCTGGACCGGCGTCAAGGAGGAGCGCCTCGGCGGCGACGACGCGGTGCGACCGGAGTTCCCGCCGCAGCCCCCGGACCCGGACACCCTGCCGCAGGAGCAGCGGGCGGTCCTGCAGACGCACCACGACCTCATCGGTCTGCGTCGGCGCCATCCGTGGCTGGTCCGGGGGCGCACGGACGTCGTCGAGCTCACCAACACCGCGCTCGTGCTCCGCACCGCGACCGCCGACGCCGCCGTCGTGGTCGCGCTCAACCTGGCCGACGACCCGGTCGTCCTGCCCGCCGCGGACGCCCGCCACCTCGACTGCGGGTCGGGCTCGCTCGACGGCTCCGAGGTCCGGCTCCCGCCACGCGGCTGGGCGGTGCTGACCTCGTGA